One Lytechinus variegatus isolate NC3 chromosome 11, Lvar_3.0, whole genome shotgun sequence DNA segment encodes these proteins:
- the LOC121423967 gene encoding RNA exonuclease 1 homolog, with protein MFPTAGLFRGVLCPENDESKGRCKRPYCHFRHVRRVPPVEAATESKNTEEQKAAKTRPAIESSSLPSHRRHRDRTPATKPIQYVPTPLFLCKKPSKDAFLEESTEEEEQGSKDEEVGSGEGVSAYTPTPLAELEAMDNPDEAIVPGGDDMLLMEAEAEDCSEDQSTNTTKDDFQEMPSTDEKNLKTEQPSVTEEVEDMVIETHTYGGVTVTTRTPRSLCQPDQAFVEEDEEYNPFSSNFDSDEKIKVVMKGNVCEKGNESYKTTSQSLHKNKEVIPETYLPEANFDPLSKNDAYPSYGISNDLANDFDANEKDFKGYSNTASYSYSDIPPMTGVDFHPYSYTSSDSHCINDVPPTYSTSGHVDDDSGLSLDIEGSYDMENLEQYHEEETTKLELKKKFDKTNANDKLSQVKRHKVPEESESKTKSIVAKKVVLNKKKELLSKKKEVSGSSSKSMTPSIGKTSAASGKSVKVTSKAKPSQEKTDPKKLTPSNKKITESKSGVKTQRREDDAKSGSKTVKTDNNIKPSENTCMSDVKISEKEKVTEKSKPKVSAEQLANFFKKHQEVKGLKSKGKQKIGELKRTTEDNSTTIKITKESKSLKSTSKGSSSHMKEINHKEKVHSADAKVGTKGKQESPKTTGRDRSLFQSLGKPPTKVLPKKPTIKECNFDMFAIANDSSSDEEGARSKTSSKQKAPVCSPPRKRSVSLDKNRHASGSDSAGQKKRSASPSKTNDPKRLKKLSTSQSKKESTKIIELDLFGDDSDGESDEVTLISSDSPKKILKKSAEVPRIKKQSSSSTSDLPRKVVRSGSGEVLSAGNFLPTTSKVKSSSVKTSKVGPSKKPSSSVTQKTPASGQNQVSKGPLLKIKNSIEKQSKFGSSLDSKITTQENRKHQLVKIPSREQMHVYSLSDDSSDLPNGLVSSDDDESGDDDAGYDMGGSSNDTGNQEDGEGDEGDNEYMAEMRRFMEESSSEDDISDECYRIFQEEQAKARSRGQSSKLPKRAEERSSNSAPVSSGKQRVAHSSKFGDVKRKPTPKKPANSRLSAAQMCHNRYLMMERRLERASQEQDDGETTAGASITGKKRVAHQPVSTNNTLKHLTLGESSSEKKTTTVMTSKMGKRTAHMPRMVSKRPVIPTDYGSKVPMNIRQRYLNVFIDELLKTSEDDKDAFDKALEEEKLVYQRSSTKNIYLNLCVNALKKLKNQTDSRMQSPPSTPSVLFPSKVVSHEAVLGGKLAAQTSYSIHKHSNLDSESFEGIHLYDKLQRYILTEVQLRENGYPRPSDISGQAILFKEEANKKVASSDPNQQVCCRCGATYLRLPNGKYITRESCTYHWGRPWTRRIAGMIESRFSCCSGDMETKGCCIAKYHVTNNKEGNLLGYMKTIPKDIPRNGHPGMYSLDCEMCYTSMGLELTRVTVIDEHLNEVYDTLVQPDNEVVDYNTRFSGITEDDLKHVRTKLRDVQAVLLNMFSAQTILIGHSLESDFLALKLMHSTVIDTAIVFPHRRGPPLKRALKTLMAEYLNRLIQDDVGGHDSTEDARSCMELMIYKAKEDAKVKRKR; from the exons ATGTTTCCAACTGCGGGCCTTTTTCGAGGTGTTCTTTGCCCAGAGAATGATGAAAGTAAAGGAAGATGCAAAAGACCATACTGTCACTTCAGACATGTTCGCAGAG TTCCACCTGTGGAAGCTGCAACTGAGTCAAAGAACACTGAGGAACAGAAGGCGGCAAAAACCAGGCCCGCCATTGAAAGCAGCAGCCTTCCATCCCACAGGAGACATAGAGACAGAACTCCAGCCACCAAACCTATCCAGTATGTCCCAACACCGTTGTTCCTCTGCAAGAAACCTTCGAAGGATGCCTTCTTGGAAGAATCAACGGAAGAAGAGGAGCAGGGTAGTAAAGATGAAGAGGTTGGTTCAGGTGAAGGGGTTTCCGCTTACACCCCAACCCCCCTGGCAGAACTGGAGGCTATGGACAACCCTGATGAAGCAATTGTTCCTGGAGGTGATGATATGCTATTAATGGAAGCTGAAGCAGAAGATTGTAGTGAGGATCAGTCAACAAATACCACTAAAGATGATTTCCAAGAAATGCCATCTACTGATGAAAAGAACTTGAAAACAGAACAGCCTTCTGTTACTGAAGAAGTGGAAGATATGGTCATAGAAACCCATACATATGGTGGAGTTACTGTGACAACAAGAACTCCCAGGAGTTTATGTCAACCTGACCAAGCATTTGTGGAGGAAGACGAGGAGTACAACCCATTTTCTTCCAACTTTGATTCTGATGAAAAGATTAAGGTTGTAATGAAAGGAAATGTTTGTGAAAAGGGTAATGAAAGTTACAAAACGACATCACAGTCACTTCATAAAAACAAAGAGGTCATCCCAGAAACGTATCTCCCAGAAGCCAACTTTGATCCACTTTCAAAGAATGATGCATACCCTTCTTACGGAATCTCAAATGACTTGGCGAATGATTTTGATGCAAATGAAAAGGACTTCAAAGGATATTCAAACACTGCTTCATATTCCTACAGTGATATTCCTCCCATGACAGGTGTGGATTTCCATCCTTACAGCTACACTTCTTCAGACAGTCATTGCATAAATGATGTTCCTCCAACATATTCAACATCAGGGCATGTTGATGACGACTCGGGTCTTTCATTGGATATTGAAGGGAGCTATGATATGGAAAACCTTGAGCAATATCATGAAGAAGAAACAACCAAATTGGagttgaaaaagaaatttgataaGACAAATGCAAATGACAAACTGTCTCAGGTTAAACGCCATAAAGTTCCTGAGGAAAGTGAGAGTAAGACAAAATCCATTGTAGCCAAGAAAGTAGTtttgaacaaaaagaaagaacttttgagcaaaaagaaagaagtttCTGGCTCATCTAGCAAATCAATGACCCCATCCATAGGAAAAACCAGTGCTGCATCAGGGAAATCTGTTAAAGTGACTTCAAAAGCAAAGCCTAGTCAAGAGAAAACTGACCCTAAGAAGTTGACGCCGAGCAACAAGAAAATTACGGAAAGCAAAAGTGGAGTGAAGACCCAGCGAAGAGAGGATGATGCTAAGAGCGGAAGCAAGACGGTCAAGACAGATAATAACATTAAACCTTCAGAGAATACGTGTATGTCTGATGTGAAGATTTCAGAGAAAGAGAAGGTCACAGAAAAGTCCAAACCAAAAGTATCAGCTGAGCAACTGGCAAACTTTTTCAAAAAGCACCAGGAAGTGAAAGGATTGAAATCAAAGGGTAAACAAAAAATTGGGGAGCTTAAAAGAACTACTGAAGATAACAGCACCaccataaaaataacaaaagaaagcaAGTCTTTGAAAAGCACTTCTAAGGGATCAAGCAGCcacatgaaagaaataaatcataaagAAAAGGTCCACAGTGCTGATGCCAAAGTTGGCACCAAGGGAAAGCAAGAGTCTCCAAAGACGACTGGAAGGGATCGTAGTCTTTTTCAATCACTTGGAAAACCACCAACAAAAGTTTTGCCAAAAAAGCCAACTATCAAAGAATGCAACTTTGACATGTTTGCCATAGCCAATGACTCTAGTTCTGATGAAGAAGGTGCAAGATCAAAAACATCTTCTAAACAAAAAGCTCCTGTATGTAGTCCTCCAAGAAAAAGATCAGTGTCACTTGATAAGAACAGACATGCTAGTGGAAGTGATAGTGCTGGACAGAAGAAAAGATCTGCTTCCCCTTCCAAAACAAATGATCCAAAGCGTTTGAAGAAATTGTCCACTTCACaatcaaagaaagaaagcaCCAAAATCATAGAGCTGGATCTGTTTGGGGACGATAGTGATGGGGAGTCGGATGAAGTCACTTTGATATCTAGTGATTCTCCCAAAAAGATTCTGAAAAAGTCAGCAGAGGTTCCTAGGATCAAGAAGCAAAGCTCTTCCTCAACGTCTGATCTCCCAAGGAAAGTGGTTCGTTCTGGTTCAGGAGAGGTACTGTCAGCTGGAAATTTCCTTCCTACCACCAGCAAAGTCAAGTCTTCAAGTGTAAAGACTTCTAAGGTTGGCCCTTCCAAGAAACCATCAAGTTCTGTAACACAAAAAACTCCAGCAAGTGGACAGAATCAAGTGTCAAAAGGTCCCCTGCTCAAGATTAAAAACTCCATTGAGAAGCAAAGTAAATTTGGGTCAAGTCTCGATTCCAAAATCACCACCCAGGAGAATCGAAAGCACCAACTGGTAAAAATTCCGTCACGTGAGCAAATGCACGTCTATTCTCTCTCTGATGATAGTTCAGATCTACCCAATGGTCTTGTATCAAGTGATGACGATGAGAGCGGTGATGACGATGCTGGGTACGATATGGGAGGAAGCAGTAATGACACTGGTAACCAAGAGGACGGAGAGGGAGATGAAGGTGACAATGAATACATGGCAGAGATGAGGAGGTTCATGGAGGAAAGCTCTTCAGAAGATGACATATCCGATGAGTGTTATCGCATTTTCCAGGAGGAGCAGGCGAAGGCAAGGTCAAGGGGTCAGTCGTCAAAG CTTCCAAAACGAGCAGAAGAGCGAAGTTCCAATTCAGCTCCAGTTTCTTCTGGAAAGCAGCGGGTGGCTCATTCTTCCAAGTTTGGA GATGTGAAACGAAAGCCGACCCCCAAGAAGCCCGCTAACTCTAGGCTCAGCGCAGCTCAGATGTGCCACAATCGGTATCTCATGATGGAGCGTAGGCTAGAGAGGGCGTCCCAGGAGCAGGATGATGGGGAGACCACCGCTGGTGCTTCAATCACAGGGAAGAAGAGAGTAGCTCATCAGCCAG TCTCGACCAACAACACTCTCAAGCACCTCACATTAGGGGAGTCCTCCTCTGAGAAGAAAACCACTACTGTCATGACCTCAAAGATGGGTAAAAGGACAGCTCACATGCCCAGGATG GTTTCCAAGAGGCCAGTGATTCCTACAGATTATGGCAGCAAGGTTCCTATGAACATCAGACAGCGATACCTCAACGTATTCATTGATGAACTCCTAAAGACTTCAGAGGATGATAAAGATGCCTTTGATAAA GCCTTGGAAGAAGAGAAGTTAGTTTATCAGAGATCTTCCACCAAGAACATCTACCTGAACCTCTGTGTGAATGCTCTGAAGAAGCTCAAGAACCAGACAGATAGCAGGATGCAATCCCCTCCATCCACCCCGTCTGTGCTCTTCCCCTCGAAGGTTGTCTCCCATGAGGCTGTCCTAGGTGGCAAGCTGGCCGCACAGACCTCGTACAGCATCCACAAGCACTCGAACCTTGACAGTGAGAGCTTTGAAG gGATTCATTTGTATGATAAGCTCCAGCGTTACATCCTGACAGAAGTTCAACTGCGGGAGAACGGTTACCCCAGACCATCGGACATCTCGGGTCAAGCAATCCTGTTCAAGGAAGAAGCAAACAAGAAAGTTGCCAGCAGTGATC CAAATCAACAAGTGTGCTGTCGATGTGGGGCGACGTACCTGAGACTTCCCAACGGAAAGTACATCACCAGGGAATCTTGCACCTATCATTGGGGCAGACCATGGACAAGAAGGA TTGCTGGGATGATTGAAAGTCGTTTCTCATGCTGTTCTGGTGATATGGAGACCAAAGGATGCTGTATTGCAAAG TACCATGTAACTAATAACAAGGAAGGGAACCTCTTGGGCTACATGAAGACGATCCCCAAGGACATCCCACGGAATGGTCATCCGGGCATGTACTCCCTTGATTGTGAAATG TGTTACACATCAATGGGTCTTGAGCTAACCAGAGTGACGGTAATCGATGAACATCTCAATGAAGTATACGATACCCTGGTCCAGCCTGACAATGAAGTGGTCGATTACAACACGAG ATTCAGCGGTATAACAGAGGATGATCTGAAGCATGTCCGGACCAAGCTACGGGATGTGCAAGCAGTCTTGCTCAATATGTTCTCTGCTCAGACCATCCTAATAGGGCACAGCCTAGAGAGCGACTTTCTAGCACTGAAG CTGATGCATAGCACAGTTATCGACACCGCGATCGTCTTTCCCCATCGCCGAGGGCCTCCCCTCAAGAGGGCGCTAAAGACTTTAATGGCGGAATACCTCAATAGACTCATTCAAGATGATG
- the LOC121423832 gene encoding uncharacterized protein LOC121423832, translated as MSQKMTGRKVKGFPCLTNTRKVVRPSFNVTQRLRMRELRGCLQPTRQTYPVCRSLFGKIPGRLGIPLKAIIDDRYLTEEGHVFLGFSKDGNFVLSYTLNVDTDEHTAFPVYIYQLHWWRFNHYQTMEKVSEVGLFGEEEIQQDLYIAICSWPSDSTKVMVYGCSTSTKPLLDEEKLLCYVTITAVPSMEPCPHCLHLKYTSDMATGFSSGFNPGWLPPEFQEELPTPAAPTCLKHGFAVHTKYELAPPFPSFSPKHSLSKDGVTVLNTGYSIIALAVGLGKGSPCSSLYSPGNSSARSFATRASDVGSIRGGGSRCRDWLHSSSTNSQGFAPGDERNSSDRRHDISTVPIYSQSSTAITDFCNFGLDDESSDSEDLLLGIRLASGLQAPRSSSPSVISSRDFLDILDEEEFEGADLCEFAKQTKVLQGHSGKSLFSPSPQELTTKTVDLPTTQETDCESTSSADVDVTDGSRLPKIPVPHKEGTHSKVSDSSSVRLSLTPNASNRTLLASPEHEASTSSEKLVSPSDHSKTVQSKCAPNPSEICITLTSSSTNAIPKIGNPHPLQGSPRHVPHSYGLDPESRYHHQMAESSSKHMAGLYDAHLGCHGLSPRSLESDDFSPPTSNCPTPSRWSQTPLSRHSRLPGDNWSTCSSISFHRLNDVNDKDDIGSEIDHTCPYHHGIFDYHSQGSGRSTIRECTCKLQRFTYSVRRYMERLFPIEEPIESDSFDYHSMLPLTVVGSNNMRMLPANRNLPQEGPFVEVKQLTMDAEHYMCEAIRTVAPWGRRYIAFTDYDMQVLDVCADSCNVVVMIKCLVRAWPEPKKPKDVFEFEDDPANDTPQMYQTGFKFAWNLKTGQYQTFEVESLQEFDQAQLCKVWNPGRALCQRIQRRWAIPQAHTKGVHVLTNEAVFKNRSLTKLLDPLHYVAIVLT; from the exons ATGTCGCAGAAAATGACAGGTCGCAAAGTGAAGGGTTTTCCGTGTTTGACGAACACTCGGAAAGTGGTTCGACCATCTTTCAATGTCACTCAAAGGCTTCGTATGCGTGAG CTAAGAGGATGTTTGCAACCCACCAGACAGACCTACCCAGTATGCCGGTCTCTCTTCGGAAAGATCCCCGGCCGTCTTGGTATACCCCTCAAAGCCATCATCGATGATCGCTATCTTACTGAGGAAGG ACATGTCTTCTTGGGGTTCAGCAAGGATGGCAACTTTGTCCTCTCTTACACACTCAATGTAGACACAGACGAACACACAGCCTTCCCTGTCTACATCTATCAACTCCACTGGTGGAGATTCAACCATTACCAAACTATGGAAAAG GTTTCTGAGGTTGGGCTGTTTGGAGAGGAAGAAATCCAACAAGATCTCTACATAGCTATATGTAGTTGGCCCAGTGACAGTACTAAAGTCATGGTGTATGGGTG TTCCACCTCGACCAAACCTCTGTTAGACGAGGAGAAGCTGCTATGTTATGTGACCATCACGGCAGTGCCATCCATGGAACCTTGTCCGCACTGTCTCCACCTCAAGTACACATCAGACATGGCAACTGGTTTCTCTTCAG GTTTCAACCCAGGTTGGTTGCCTCCAGAATTCCAGGAGGAACTTCCTACTCCAGCAGCACCGACATGCTTGAAGCATGGCTTCGCGGTCCACACCAAATATGAACTTGCCCCACCCTTTCCGTCCTTCTCCCCAAAACACAGCCTTTCCAAGGACGGAGTCACAGTACTCAATACAGGTTATTCCATCATAGCCCTTGCTGTCGGCCTTGGCAAAGGATCACCTTGCAGCAGCCTGTACTCTCCAGGAAACAGTTCAGCAAGATCCTTTGCAACGCGGGCATCGGATGTGGGCTCGATACGTGGTGGAGGAAGTCGCTGTAGAGACTGGTTACACTCTTCCTCCACCAACTCTCAGGGATTTGCTCCAGGGGACGAGCGCAACAGCTCGGACCGGAGACACGACATCAGTACAGTGCCTATTTATTCACAGTCTTCCACTGCCATCACAGACTTCTGCAACTTCGGCCTAGATGACGAGAGCTCGGACTCAGAGGACCTCCTCCTGGGCATACGTCTTGCGAGTGGTCTTCAAGCTCCTAGGAGCAGTTCCCCTTCGGTTATCAGCTCAAGAGATTTCCTTGACATCCTTGATGAAGAGGAATTTGAAGGAGCAGACCTCTGCGAATTTGCAAAACAAACCAAAGTACTTCAGGGACATTCAGGAAAAAGTCTATTCAGTCCATCCCCTCAGGAACTTACGACAAAAACAGTCGACCTGCCGACTACACAGGAGACAGACTGCGAGAGTACATCATCGGCTGATGTGGACGTTACTGATGGCAGCAGATTACCAAAGATCCCTGTGCCACACAAGGAAGGCACACATTCCAAAGTTTCAGACTCTTCTAGCGTACGCTTATCCTTGACACCTAATGCATCAAACAGAACTCTTTTGGCTTCACCTGAGCATGAAGCATCAACTTCATCTGAGAAGCTTGTCTCACCAAGTGACCATAGTAAAACTGTGCAATCCAAGTGTGCTCCAAATCCTTCAGAAATATGCATCACCTTAACCTCATCTTCTACAAATGCAATACCCAAGATTGGCAACCCTCATCCTCTGCAGGGCAGTCCTAGGCATGTCCCTCACTCATACGGATTGGACCCAGAATCCAG GTATCATCACCAGATGGCAGAGAGCAGCTCCAAGCACATGGCTGGTCTGTATGATGCACATCTAGGCTGCCATGGTCTCTCACCTCGGAGTCTAGAAAGTGATGACTTCAGCCCGCCTACCAGCAATTGCCCCACTCCTAGTCGATGGAGTCAAACTCCATTAAGTCG gCACAGTCGGCTCCCTGGTGACAACTGGAGCACCTGCAGCTCCATCTCCTTCCATCGTCTCAACGATGTCAACGACAAGGACGACATCGGCAGCGAGATCGACCACACCTGCCCGTACCATCATGGGATCTTTGACTACCACTCCCAGGGCAGCGGCCGCAGCACCATCAGAGAATGCACCTGCAAGCTCCAAAGGTTCACCTATTCCGTCCGCCGCTACATGGAGAGGTTGTTCCCGATCGAGGAACCTATTGAAAGTGATA GTTTTGATTATCACAGTATGCTACCTTTGACTGTAGTTGGGTCCAACAATATGAGAATGTTACCAGCCAATCGGAACCTTCCACAAGAG GGTCCATTTGTGGAGGTAAAGCAGCTGACGATGGATGCTGAGCATTACATGTGTGAAGCTATCCGAACAGTGGCCCCTTGGGGTCGACGCTACATTGCTTTCACAGACTATGATATGCAAGTACTAGAT gtgtGTGCTGATTCCTGCAATGTTGTAGTGATGATCAAGTGCCTTGTGCGTGCCTGGCCGGAGCCCAAGAAGCCCAAAGATGTCTTCGAGTTTGAAGATGACCCCGCAAA TGACACTCCACAGATGTACCAGACTGGATTCAAGTTTGCATGGAACCTCAAAACAG GTCAGTACCAGACATTTGAGGTGGAATCCCTGCAGGAGTTTGACCAGGCCCAGCTGTGCAAGGTCTGGAATCCTGGAAGAGCTCTATGTCAAAGGATACAGAGGAGATGGGCCATACCTCAAGCCCACACCAAGGGGGTACATGTACTTACCAATGAGGCAGTCTTCAAGA ATCGTTCACTGACCAAGCTTTTAGATCCTCTCCATTATGTTGCTATTGTCCTGACGTGA